One genomic segment of Pseudomonas sp. RU47 includes these proteins:
- a CDS encoding DUF1456 family protein has protein sequence MVHNDVLRSVRYMLDISDKKVVEIIKLGGMDVALADVVTWLDKKEEDEEGFVRCPDEVIAHFLDGLVIFKRGKDESRPPQPIEVPVTNNIILKKLRVAFELKEDDMHAILKAAEFPVSKPELSALFRKVGHTNYRPCGDQLLRNFLKGLTLRVRPA, from the coding sequence ATGGTTCATAACGACGTATTGCGCAGCGTGCGCTACATGCTCGACATCAGCGACAAGAAGGTTGTCGAGATCATCAAGCTCGGCGGCATGGACGTAGCGCTCGCCGATGTAGTGACCTGGCTCGACAAGAAAGAAGAAGACGAAGAAGGTTTCGTGCGCTGCCCGGACGAAGTCATCGCGCACTTCCTCGACGGTCTGGTGATCTTCAAGCGTGGCAAGGACGAAAGCCGTCCGCCGCAGCCGATCGAAGTGCCGGTGACCAACAACATCATCCTGAAAAAGCTGCGCGTAGCCTTCGAACTGAAAGAAGACGACATGCACGCAATCCTCAAGGCCGCCGAGTTCCCGGTGTCCAAGCCTGAGCTGAGCGCGCTGTTCCGCAAGGTCGGCCACACCAACTACCGTCCGTGCGGCGACCAGTTGCTGCGCAACTTCCTCAAGGGTCTGACCCTGCGCGTTCGCCCGGCCTGA
- a CDS encoding rRNA pseudouridine synthase, translating into MTDPIRLSKRLIELVGCSRREAELFIEGGWVTVDGEVIDEPQFKVGDQKVELDKDAKATAPEPVTILLNAPAGMDVETAMQSLSAETLSEEHRFSKRPLRGHFLRLTASADLQPKASGLLVFTQDWKILRKLTADAAKIEQEYVVEVEGDMVAHGLNRLQHGLTHKGKELPPVKASWQNENRLRFAMKNPQPGIIAQFCEAVGLKVIGIRRIRIGGVSIGKVPVGQWRYLSGKEKF; encoded by the coding sequence ATGACTGACCCGATTCGCCTCTCCAAACGCCTCATCGAACTGGTCGGTTGCTCCCGCCGGGAGGCCGAGCTGTTCATTGAGGGCGGCTGGGTCACCGTGGACGGCGAAGTGATTGACGAGCCGCAATTCAAGGTCGGCGACCAGAAGGTCGAGCTCGACAAGGACGCCAAGGCCACCGCGCCGGAGCCGGTGACCATCCTGCTCAACGCCCCTGCCGGCATGGACGTTGAAACCGCCATGCAATCGCTGAGCGCCGAAACCCTCAGCGAAGAACACCGCTTCAGCAAACGCCCTCTGCGCGGGCACTTCCTGCGCCTGACCGCCAGCGCCGATCTGCAGCCCAAGGCCAGCGGTCTGCTGGTGTTCACTCAGGACTGGAAAATCCTGCGCAAGCTCACCGCTGACGCCGCGAAGATCGAGCAGGAATACGTGGTTGAAGTCGAAGGAGACATGGTCGCCCACGGCCTCAACCGCTTGCAGCACGGCCTCACCCACAAGGGCAAGGAGCTGCCGCCGGTCAAGGCCAGCTGGCAGAACGAAAACCGTCTGCGCTTCGCCATGAAGAACCCGCAGCCCGGAATCATCGCCCAGTTCTGCGAAGCGGTCGGCCTGAAGGTCATCGGCATCCGCCGCATCCGCATCGGCGGCGTCTCGATCGGCAAAGTCCCGGTCGGCCAATGGCGCTACCTGTCCGGCAAAGAGAAGTTCTAA
- a CDS encoding GNAT family N-acetyltransferase, translating to MRHHSVIHTPKLSDYQELTRVWEASVRATHDFLPDSYIELLRNLVLTRYLDAVMLVCTKDADQRITGFAGVAAGKIEMLFIDPEHRGQGLGKKLLNYAMQHLNADELDVNEQNPQALGFYFKQGFEVIGRSEVDGMGQPYPLLHMRLRQNQQRSSNG from the coding sequence ATGCGTCACCATTCGGTCATCCACACGCCGAAACTCAGCGATTATCAGGAACTGACCCGGGTCTGGGAGGCCTCGGTCCGCGCCACCCATGACTTTCTGCCGGACAGCTATATCGAGCTGCTGCGCAATCTGGTGCTCACGCGTTATCTCGATGCGGTGATGCTGGTTTGCACCAAGGACGCCGACCAGCGCATCACCGGGTTTGCCGGAGTCGCGGCGGGCAAGATCGAGATGCTGTTTATCGATCCTGAGCATCGCGGTCAGGGCTTGGGCAAGAAACTGCTCAACTATGCCATGCAGCATCTGAATGCCGATGAGCTGGACGTCAACGAGCAGAACCCGCAGGCCTTGGGCTTCTACTTCAAGCAGGGTTTCGAGGTAATCGGCCGCTCGGAGGTCGATGGCATGGGCCAGCCGTATCCGTTGTTGCATATGCGTTTGCGCCAGAACCAGCAGCGCTCCAGTAACGGTTGA
- the rimO gene encoding 30S ribosomal protein S12 methylthiotransferase RimO: MSTTPAPANPKVGFVSLGCPKALVDSERILTQLRMEGYDVVSTYQDADVVVVNTCGFIDSAKAESLEVIGEAIKENGKVIVTGCMGVEEGNIRNVHPSVLAVTGPQQYEQVVNAVHEVVPPRQDHNPLIDLVPPQGIKLTPRHYAYLKISEGCNHSCSFCIIPSMRGKLVSRPVGDVLDEAQRLVKSGVKELLVISQDTSAYGVDVKYRTGFWNGAPVKTRMTELCEALSTLGVWVRLHYVYPYPHVDELIPLMAAGKILPYLDIPFQHASPKVLKSMKRPAFEDKTLARIKNWREICPDLIIRSTFIVGFPGETEEDFQYLLNWLTEAQLDRVGCFQYSPVDGAPANDLDLEIVPDDVKQDRWDRFMAHQQAISSARLQMRIGREIEVLVDEVDEQGAVGRCFFDAPEIDGNVFIDNGSNLKPGDKVWCKVTDADEYDLWAEQI; the protein is encoded by the coding sequence ATGTCCACCACTCCCGCGCCGGCCAATCCAAAGGTTGGCTTTGTATCTCTGGGTTGCCCGAAAGCACTGGTCGACTCCGAGCGCATCCTGACCCAGCTGCGCATGGAAGGCTATGACGTGGTGTCCACCTATCAGGACGCCGACGTGGTAGTCGTCAACACCTGCGGTTTCATCGATTCGGCCAAGGCTGAGTCGCTGGAAGTGATCGGCGAAGCGATCAAGGAAAACGGCAAGGTCATCGTCACCGGTTGCATGGGCGTGGAAGAAGGCAACATCCGCAACGTGCACCCGAGCGTGCTGGCCGTGACCGGTCCGCAGCAATACGAACAAGTGGTCAACGCCGTGCACGAAGTCGTACCGCCGCGTCAGGATCACAACCCGTTGATCGACCTGGTGCCGCCGCAAGGCATCAAGCTGACCCCGCGCCACTACGCGTACCTGAAGATTTCCGAAGGCTGCAACCACAGCTGCAGCTTCTGCATCATCCCGTCGATGCGCGGCAAACTGGTCAGCCGTCCGGTGGGTGATGTGCTCGACGAAGCTCAGCGTCTGGTCAAATCCGGCGTCAAAGAGCTGTTGGTGATCTCGCAAGACACCAGCGCCTACGGCGTTGACGTGAAATACCGCACCGGTTTCTGGAACGGCGCGCCGGTGAAAACCCGCATGACCGAACTCTGCGAAGCCCTGAGCACCCTCGGCGTCTGGGTGCGTCTGCACTACGTTTACCCGTACCCGCACGTTGACGAGCTGATCCCGCTGATGGCCGCCGGCAAGATCCTGCCGTACCTGGACATCCCGTTCCAGCACGCCAGCCCGAAAGTATTGAAGTCGATGAAACGCCCGGCCTTCGAAGACAAGACCCTGGCGCGCATCAAGAACTGGCGCGAAATCTGCCCGGACCTGATCATCCGTTCGACCTTCATCGTCGGCTTCCCGGGCGAAACCGAAGAAGACTTCCAGTACCTGCTGAACTGGCTGACCGAAGCCCAGCTCGACCGCGTCGGTTGCTTCCAGTACTCGCCGGTGGATGGCGCTCCGGCGAATGATCTGGATCTGGAGATCGTACCGGACGACGTCAAGCAGGATCGTTGGGATCGCTTCATGGCGCACCAGCAAGCGATCAGCTCGGCACGCCTGCAAATGCGTATCGGCCGTGAAATCGAAGTGCTGGTGGACGAAGTCGACGAGCAAGGCGCGGTCGGCCGCTGCTTCTTCGATGCCCCGGAAATCGATGGCAACGTGTTTATTGATAACGGCAGCAATCTGAAGCCGGGTGACAAGGTCTGGTGCAAGGTTACTGACGCTGACGAGTATGACCTGTGGGCTGAGCAGATCTGA